The proteins below are encoded in one region of Styela clava chromosome 4, kaStyClav1.hap1.2, whole genome shotgun sequence:
- the LOC120326818 gene encoding BPTI/Kunitz domain-containing protein-like has protein sequence MHAIKVLTIVVVVLASAYSIEYHEDKCTSKPNPGACKAFLRRFYYDPKEGKCKVFIFGGCGGNRNRFETKIDCEEACNPDILCRFPLDHGEGDAFFRDYYYDEEKDDCFEFLYYGFKGNTNHFFTRTECLSVCGSKKR, from the exons tgttgttgttctggCATCTGCATACAGCATCGAATACCATGAAG ACAAATGCACCTCGAAACCTAACCCTGGAGCATGTAAAGCATTTTTACGTCGTTTTTATTATGATCCAAAAGAAGGAAAATGTAAGGTTTTCATTTTCGGTGGGTGTGGAGGAAACAGAAACAGATtcgaaacaaaaattgattgtgaAGAAGCATGTAATCCAG ACATATTGTGTAGATTCCCACTCGATCACGGAGAAGGCGACGCCTTTTTTCGAGACTATTACTACGATGAAGAAAAAGATGATTGCTTTGAGTTTCTGTACTATGGCTTCAAAGGAAATACAAATCACTTCTTTACTCGTACCGAATGTCTGTCTGTTTGTGGCTCTAAAAAGCGATAG
- the LOC120326817 gene encoding inter-alpha-trypsin inhibitor-like isoform X1: protein MNLYLTSCLVLMTLAKCCFMLEQVQVTMEEEVDICSLPYVKGPCKANFERWYYDGETCTTFQYGGCKGNNNNFLSEHECSVRCPIDCLAPAKKGQCKAKLERFYYDAYMSECIKFEYGGCNGNTNNFRSIEQCMDACQKK from the exons ATGAATCTGTATCTTACTTCCTGTCTTGTTTTGATGACATTGGCAAAGTGTTGTTTCATGCTGGAGCAGGTACAGGTGACAATGGAAGAAG AAGTGGATATCTGCTCCCTTCCCTATGTTAAAGGGCCATGCAAAGCTAATTTTGAGAGATGGTACTACGATGGAGAAACATGCACTACATTTCAATACGGAGGATGTAAAGGGaacaataataattttctgTCGGAACACGAATGCTCTGTGCGATGTCCGA TTGACTGCCTTGCACCAGCCAAAAAGGGCCAATGCAAAGCAAAACTTGAGCGATTTTACTACGATGCCTACATGAGCGAATGTATCAAGTTTGAATACGGTGGATGCAACGGAAATACGAATAACTTTCGTTCAATCGAGCAGTGCATGGATGCATGTCAAAAGAAATAA
- the LOC120326817 gene encoding inter-alpha-trypsin inhibitor-like isoform X2 codes for MNLYLTSCLVLMTLAKCCFMLEQVQVTMEEVDICSLPYVKGPCKANFERWYYDGETCTTFQYGGCKGNNNNFLSEHECSVRCPIDCLAPAKKGQCKAKLERFYYDAYMSECIKFEYGGCNGNTNNFRSIEQCMDACQKK; via the exons ATGAATCTGTATCTTACTTCCTGTCTTGTTTTGATGACATTGGCAAAGTGTTGTTTCATGCTGGAGCAGGTACAGGTGACAATGGAAGAAG TGGATATCTGCTCCCTTCCCTATGTTAAAGGGCCATGCAAAGCTAATTTTGAGAGATGGTACTACGATGGAGAAACATGCACTACATTTCAATACGGAGGATGTAAAGGGaacaataataattttctgTCGGAACACGAATGCTCTGTGCGATGTCCGA TTGACTGCCTTGCACCAGCCAAAAAGGGCCAATGCAAAGCAAAACTTGAGCGATTTTACTACGATGCCTACATGAGCGAATGTATCAAGTTTGAATACGGTGGATGCAACGGAAATACGAATAACTTTCGTTCAATCGAGCAGTGCATGGATGCATGTCAAAAGAAATAA
- the LOC144421955 gene encoding putative methyltransferase DDB_G0268948, translating into MELLGYYETRNLAKDYDKFRPPYSQEVAEKIMKEVHLQINSSAPFTKLGKMLDVGCGGGQATCLFFPYFESVLGIDISAGQISVAIEKNNEKNVQFQLVNSGKFPLPDNSIEFVNCATAAHWLDITLFESECERVLKRNCCVALYAYLHKEVIDMDTGRILALEHDYRQAIRVFFKAIYAHPRNRLVEKRYEPIFDQLANPTKRWVGNITFFKYDTFHTFRGYFDTIGEYRKTMNNRDKDPMDEMMNRIKEIWELNDKQDNEIQLEVIYEVNTIMFHKE; encoded by the coding sequence ATGGAATTGCTGGGGTATTATGAAACAAGGAATCTAGCAAAAGATTATGACAAATTTCGTCCGCCTTACTCTCAAGAAGTTGCAGAAAAAATTATGAAAGAGGTACATTTGCAAATTAATTCTTCTGCACCATTTACCAAATTGGGAAAAATGTTGGATGTAGGCTGCGGAGGTGGTCAGGCTACATGTCTGTTTTTCCCTTATTTCGAGTCCGTACTGGGAATAGACATAAGTGCTGGCCAGATTTCAGTTGCAATTGAAAAGAATAATGAGAAAAACGTGCAATTTCAATTGGTCAACAGTGGAAAGTTTCCTCTTCCAGATAATAGCATTGAATTTGTTAATTGTGCAACTGCTGCTCATTGGCTGGATATCACTCTGTTTGAAAGTGAATGTGAGAGAGTATTAAAACGTAACTGTTGTGTGGCGTTATATGCATATTTACATAAAGAAGTTATCGATATGGATACAGGAAGAATCTTAGCATTGGAGCACGACTATCGTCAAGCAATACGAGTATTCTTTAAAGCAATTTACGCTCATCCTCGAAATCGTTTAGTAGAAAAAAGATATGAACCAATTTTTGATCAACTGGCAAATCCTACTAAGAGATGGGTCGGAAACATTACTTTCTTCAAGTATGACACTTTTCATACTTTTAGAGGATATTTTGATACAATCGGAGAATATCGTAAAACAATGAATAATCGTGACAAAGATCCTATGGATGAAATGATGAATCGAATAAAAGAGATATGGGAGTTAAATGATAAACAGgacaatgaaattcaacttgaAGTTATCTATGAAGTAAATACAATCATGTTTCATAAAGAGTAG
- the LOC120326477 gene encoding putative methyltransferase DDB_G0268948, which yields MELLRYYETRNLAKDYDKYRPSYSQEVAEKIMKEVHLQIHSSTPFTKLGKMLDVGCGGGQATCLFSPYFESVLGIDISAGQISVAIEKNIRKNVQFQLVNSGKFPLPDNSIEFVNCATAAHWLDITLFQSECERVLKRNGCVALYAYLHKEVIDMDTGRMLALEHDYRQAIRIFFEAIYAHPRNRLVEKRYEPIFDQLANPTKRWVENITFVKYDTFHTFRGYFDTIGEYRNTMNNRVTGDKDPLDEMMKRLKEIWELNDKQDNEIQLKVIYEVNTIMFHKE from the coding sequence ATGGAATTGTTGAGATATTATGAAACAAGGAACCTAGCAAAAGACTATGACAAATATCGTCCGTCTTACTCTCAAGAAGTTgcagaaaaaataatgaaagaagTACATTTGCAAATTCATTCTTCTACACCATTTACCAAATTGGGAAAAATGTTGGATGTAGGCTGCGGAGGTGGTCAAGCTACATGTCTGTTTTCTCCTTATTTCGAGTCCGTACTGGGAATAGACATAAGTGCTGGCCAGATTTCAGttgcaattgaaaaaaatattaggaaaaacGTGCAATTTCAATTGGTCAACAGTGGAAAGTTTCCTCTTCCAGATAATAGCATTGAATTTGTTAATTGTGCAACTGCTGCTCATTGGTTGGATATCACTCTGTTTCAAAGTGAATGTGAGAGAGTATTAAAACGTAACGGTTGTGTGGCGTTATATGCATATTTACATAAAGAAGTTATCGATATGGATACAGGAAGAATGTTAGCATTGGAGCACGACTATCGTCAAGCAATACGAATATTCTTTGAAGCAATTTACGCTCATCCTCGAAATCGTTTAGTAGAAAAAAGATATGAACCAATTTTTGATCAACTGGCAAATCCTACTAAGAGATGGGTCGAAAACATTACTTTCGTCAAGTATGACACTTTTCATACTTTTAGAGGATATTTTGATACAATCGGAGAATATCGTAATACAATGAATAATCGCGTTACAGGTGACAAAGATCCTTTGGATGAAATGATGAAACGACTAAAAGAGATATGGGAGTTAAATGATAAACAGgacaatgaaattcaacttaaAGTTATCTATGAAGTAAATACAATCATGTTTCATAAAGAGTAG